A stretch of DNA from Sebastes fasciatus isolate fSebFas1 chromosome 16, fSebFas1.pri, whole genome shotgun sequence:
GAGAAGGTAGGTTATCCCACATTTCAGCTCTGCAGTTTCATTATgtagacagcagcagcaggcctgGCGTGGTCAGCCCCTCTCTGTGCACCCTGAAGCTCATGTTAACTGGTAATCCTTTGCAAAACATAGGCTATAACGTTACTAAATCTTATCCAAGTAAGTAGGTTATGCAAGTGAAATAGCTCGAAGGTGCGCTTTAGTAAACTGTGTTTTGGTGCTGATAGACTGACCAgcttggttgtttttcttcgcTATTAACTTGTCTGTTCATTTGGGTATCAGGCCTAGCTCAGCTGAGCCTTGTGGACTGCCCATGGTTGCTTTATTTGACCCTGTTTCAGCTGTGTGTTTCTAATGAGTGATCACTTCATGTGACAGGTTATTAAATTCACTATAAGCCTATAAATCCACTTATCATGATGTTTGACTCCAATCAAAGTGAAATTCTGCAGTTGGTCGTTTATGTCCTTCTGTAGAAATTATGATTATAATATCAGAATTGCATCAGTGGTATTATAATGGAGGCATTAATCAATGCTATACTAATGGAGGTAGGCCTATTAAGTGTCTCAACGGGTTGAGCAAGTTCAACGTCCTTTGGCAGACATGTGTCTGGCCCTCTGTTAATAAGTTCTTTATTCATTCACCGTTGTGTCTGTGGAGATGGGGCTCATAGCTGCTGTTTCATTTAGGTTGAAAGACTGAGGTGCCTGTCTACAACATAAGTCATTTTCATGTTTGTCATCCCACTCACTGATCAGCTGACATTGTCATTTAAAGAGCACCACTCCCAACATGTTTTTCTCTTAGAGGATTAATGTTTGATCCTGGTATGATATTGAATGTACTTTGAGATGAGTGGACCAGGGCTGAAAtgagttgattaatcaattagtcgatcaaTGTAAGATTAatctgcaacaattttgatgATTGGAGCAACAAATAattcaaaacttaaacaggaattaaaaattctgtatataatgtatatagcatataaacatagaattgaattgaatagatcgtaCCCATTGTCACAGTTATCCGACCCAGCTATTTGAGTTAATttcggcccgatatccaatccggtatcTGTACATCCCTGTTTCTTAGTTTTCTATAATAGTAAATATAATACTTCAGGACTTTTGGTCAGACAGAACAggagatgtcaccttgggctcagTGAAAATGTGATTGGGCATTATTAGTTTCTTTTGGGgggcacatttttaaaaactaaattatttgaGAAAATATTCAGCAGACTAGTTCAGTATGACAAGTTATGGTCAAACACAATTTTAAAGGAGGACGTGCActgatttttgttgttgttgcaaatTTCATTAAATTGTCAGGTAGATGTATTGTCCATTCTTGGGCTGCAACTAGCCCATAAAGTCTGTGGCCCCTGTCAGGAGATATTGTGACTGGTCCTGCTGTTACACCATCTTCATTATGCTTTTGCTGGTGGTTAgatatgatgccaaaaactacaGCAGTGTTTAATAACACTTGGTGTGTGCAGTGATTAAATGAATGCAGTGATTTCACACATACAAATAATTTGGTTTGTGATCATGGACAGTAATTGGAGCTCAGTAAACAGTTGAACCCAGAATCAAAGAACCAACATTTGTTGCTATTAAGCATTATACCCGACCTTCATCATTGAGATGGCAAATTCCTTCTATATCATTTGAAGAAAAGGGCGAAGACTGGAATAAAATGTGCCTCTTGTCATTCTCATATTCGGTTATTATTAGAGCTCACTCAATTATTAAGAAGGATAGAAAAAAGGCCTTATGCAAGTTGACAGACATTTGCAACAGCAATGTGGAACATTTTGTCAGCTaaaatactgtcaataataccCATTATCACATGAAGTAGCACGTTTTAACAATATGTTTTTAGTTTATCACAGTCGCAAAATATGTAATAGGGTTCAGGGACTGactttttccccctctttttaatgtaaaatgtatttttgtttattgccCAGTTTgtctgatttctttctttttttttttttttgacagggTCTGATTCATATAAGGAGTGAATAAAAGAACCCTCTGCTCATATCACTGCACTGCTATTTATTAAAATTGAAGCCCGGCAGAAGAAGGAAAGTGAAATCTGATCTCCTCTGTGGATCAGCAACTTTATGGACAAACATTCAAGTGAACTCCTTTATACAGTGCCTGTTTGTGGCAGGATGAGCGTCGGCATACTATGATGGCGAAAAAGCAAGATGCCCGGTCACCCATTtacaacctcatggtggtggGTTTGTCAGGAACGGAAAAAGAGAAGGGCCAATGCGGGGTCGGCAAGTCCTGCCTGTGTAATCGGTATGTGCGGCCCAGTGCTGATGACTTCTACCTGGACCACACGTCAGTGTTGAGCACCAGTGACTTTGGGGGTCGAGTGGTTAATAATGACCACTTTTTGTTTTGGGGGGAGGTGTCCCGGGTTCTGGAGGAGGGGCCTGAGTGCAGGATGCATGTTGTGGAGCAAACTGAATTCATCGATGACCAGACGTTTCAGCCACACCGTAGCACGGCTATGCAGCCCTACATCAAACGGGCAGCCGCAACCAAGCTGGCCTCGGCAGAGAAGCTCATGTACTTCTGTACAGATCAGCTGGGCCTGGAGCAAGACTTTGAGCAAAAACAAATGCCAGAAGGTAAGCTGCAGGTCGACGGCTTCCTGCTTTGTGTCGATGTCAGCCGGGGCATGAACCGCAACTTTGATGACCAACTGAAATTCATCACAAACCTGTATGGTCAGCTCAGCAAGACTAAGAAGCCCATTGTGCTGGTCCTCACCAAATGTGATGAAGGAGTTGAACGCTACATCAAAGATGCGCATACCTTCGGCATCACAAAAAAGAGTCTACCAGTAGTTGAGACATCTGCACGCTCAAATATAAACGTGGACCTCGCCTTCCTCACTTTGGTTCAACTTATTGATAAGGGCAGGGGCAAGCCCAAGATCATTCCCTACTTTGAAGCCCTAAAGCTCCAGAGTCAGCAGATAGCATCTGCCAAGGATCGCTATGAGTGGCTTATCAACCGCATTGTAAAGAATCATAATGAAACCTGGATAAACACCAGTCGACGCATGAACACCTCCCCAGAGTACAAGGAATATGTCTTCTTGGAGGGAACGGCTAAATGCAAGAAGCTTTTTCAACAGCATGTCTACCGTCTGAAGCAGGAGCATATTGAGAGGCGTCGCAAAATCTACTTAAGCACTCTTCCTTTAGCACTTAGTTCTTTGGTGCCTGACCTGGATGAGATAGATCAGCTGAGCTGGTCTGGGGTACAGAAAGTCCTAGAGTCCAAGCAGCACTTTGCCCACTGGTTTGTTGTTCTCGAGGACTCGCCATGGGAGGATACCTCTCACATTGATAACATGGAAGATGAGCGAATCCCTTCAGACCTGCTGGAGACCGGAGAAGCAGAGGACATATTTAATGCCCACCTGGAACATCTGCGTAACGAGTGCAGACGGGCAGAGATGAGGCTGGAGTTTAAACACAAGTTAGCGTCCTCTCCCTTTGTCACACCTGGTAGACCTTGGGAGGAAGCCCGCAGCTTTATCATGAACGAAGAGTTCTACCAGTGGCTCGAAGAGTCCGAGTACTTGGACCTGTACAACCGCCACCAGAAGGAGATCATCGACCGCGCTAAAGAAGACTTTCAAGAGCTCTTACTGGAGTACTCTGAGCTTTTTTACGAGCTTGAGGTGGATGCCAAGCCAAGCAAGGAGAAGATGGGGGCAATTCAGGAGCTTCTGGGGGAGGAACAGAGGTTCAAGGCACTACAAAAGCTTCCAGCCGAAAGAGACGCTCTGGTATTGAAGCATATCCACTTTGTCTATCACCCTACCAAGGAGACCTGCCCTAGCAGTCCTCACTGCGGAGACTCTAAGATTGAACAAATCTTAGTTTCACGTTTCCCCACATGTTACCCCTTTTTGGATGTGAAAGCTCATTTTGGGGACACCAAGGCTGACAGAATTAACCTGGTCATACTAGGGAAGGATGGACTGGCCCGAGAATTTGCCAATGAGATTAGGGCTCTCTGCACAAACGATGACTGGTATGTGCTGGACGGGAAGATGTATGAACTGACGCTGCGGCCCATCGAGGGAAATGTACGTCTTCCGGTAAATTCCTTCAACACCCCCACCTTCATCCCTCACGGATGTCTGTGTCTGTATAACTCAAAAGAGTCCCTCTCCTATGTGATTGAAAGCCTTGAGCGACTTAGGGAATCAACTCTAGGTCGAAGGGATAGCCAGCTAGCACAGCTGCCAACGTCATTGCTTTTAGTCACTAAAAGAGGCGTAGGATCATATGTGGATATAGGTGGAGAGACTGCCTTAAACCTAATAACACAGGGACAGCAGGTTGCCAGGAGGCTGCAGTGTAGCTTCTTAGATCCTGCCTCCCCTGGTGTGGGGTATGGCCATAATGTCAATGAGACGCAAATCAACCAGGTGTTGAGGGGCCTCCTGGATATTAGGAGGAGCACATCCTTTAGTAGCAGCTCCCCACCCCTCCTCCCTGAGCCTCCGGGTCTCCGAGACTCTCCTCATCAGCCGGTGCAAGAGGCCGACCTTCGCATTGTCATGTGCTTAATGTGTGGAGACTCCTACGACATTGAGCAGCTCCTGTCCCCTTTCCTAATGCATCAGCACTGCAGGCCCATGTCTAATAGTGGCACCTCTGTTTTGCTTGAGCAGACAGTCGGTGGACACAAGCTGGCCATAGAGCTCTCGCTGCTCTCATACCACGCCTCCTTCACTTTGCGGAAGAGCAGGTTAGTGCACGGCTACATTGCCGTGTACTCGGTTTCCCGGAAAGCCTCCCTGGAGACCCTGTGTGCATTCCTGTGCGAGGTTCAGGACATCATCCCGGTTCAGCTGTTGGCAGTGGGAGATAGCCAGGCAGAGCTCACCGACAGCGACTACGCCTGTGAACAGCTGATCCAGGGGGAGGAGCTGGCCCACGAGATCGAGGGTCGTTTTAATAGCCTGGTCTGTGGATCCGGGGGGGTGGTGGGAGGCCTGCACAGGATAGAAATGTTCCATTCTTTTCtgatggaggtggtggagaaACGCAACATCGTGGAGGCCACGCACATGTACGATAATGTCGCCGAAGCGTGCACCAATGAGAATGTGTACTCCCCGCGCTGCAGTTCTCCCAGTCCTGTCACTATGTACTTGGATTCAGAGGATGACGTGGAGCCGTCGCCGCCGTACTATGACGGCACACTCACTTCTCACAGTGGGGGCTTTAACCTGCCTGACTTAGATTCCAGTGACATCTCTGTCATCTCCGATATCAGAGACTTTGAGAACAAACTCAACAACAAAGTGCCCCCCCAAGTGAGAGTTAAACCAGGTGTAACTTTTGATTTCCGGAAGGTGAGCCGCAACCCATATATCGACACAATGGGTCATCGTCGCTCCCTGCCCTCCGCTGTTACCTGGGTCCCTGGAGGGGACGTGGGCTACGATCCCTCAGACTACGCCGAACCCATCGACGCCGTCTCAAAACCCCGCCCTAGCAACGAAGAAATCATCTATTCGGTGCCGCACGACAGCACGCAAGGCAAAATCATCACCATCCGCAACTCCAACAGGATGCACTCCAACGGGAACGGCTCAGACAGCGAAGCGGACAGCAGCTCCCTAGAGCGAAGGAGGAAATTCTCGGCGGTGGGGGTGAAGCCTCGTCTTTACCGCGACCGCTCCAAGCGGCTCGGCAAGTTCAGCAGCTTCCGCACAAGCTTCATAGGCAGCGATGACGAGATTGGAGCTCTTCCGAAGTCCAAGGAGGACGACTTTGGGACCCTGAAAGGAGAAAGTCTCGTTAATGAGGAGAGCGAGGACCCGAAAAAGAGGAACATTCTGAAGAGCCTGCGACGAACAGCCAAGGTGTGTATTACAaaacttttttctgttttattccaGAAAAAAGTagatcatttttatttacttgtccagaattcagaaattgttgtcaatTGAtgcagtacttttttttttttacatattgcCCTTGAAATACTACATTAATTTCCATAGGTATAATAACACTATTAAAGATGGTGTAAAATATGTGGAGGTCACTGTTGAGTGAGCATGTTTTAACTGTGATAATGATCGGGGAAGATCTATATATTAAGCTTGACTGAATGTGAAGAACTCCTCAGATTTGCtgctgatggagaaaaacacattttctttttaagaatTCAACTAGTGCCACATAGTATCAACATAATTAGGCTATCTCTGTTCGAGACACTCAgagttttctgtctttctttcttcacagaaaacaagACCAAAGCCCCGTCCAGCTATCCCCAAGCCCCCGGAGAGCATTTACTTCGGGGTCCCCCTAGTGAATACGGTCTCCCCAGACAGACCAATCCCACTCTTCATCGACAAGTGTGTCCGCTTCATTGAGACCACAGGtatgttgttttctcttttacCCTTGTGCTGCTGTGCATGTGATGCACGCAAAAAGTGATTCAAAGTTTTATTCTGAGAAATACTGACGATGGTCATTTATCAGTTTTTAGTCTTCACTACAggtaaatacatgaaatgtattagggctgcacaattttgaaaaaatatctaatttcgATTATACTGATAATGCAATTACAATAtaatttgcaatattagagggtATGGTCATTTTGACATAATTATtctcattgaaaaacataaaaataattatggtgtgattattgcggggatctgtaccaaacaaagatgttttcataAGTCTGTAGAATAGGATGTGTAGGCCCGGATGTCTCTGtagcaccacaatatttcattttaaatggtattttgacacacatttcaccttttaacaaatattgcgatttcctcctcatcctgcgatttgaaaattgcaataggccatattgcgattttgatcaaattgattaattgtgcagccttaaaattaatgttattaattagtCACCTAAAATGCTTATTGTTAGACCTCCTAACCTCTGCACCTGTTCATGACCACATTGTGATGTGAAAGTAATACTAGGGTTGATTCAGTTAAGTACTCTCCTACAAACCGCCAGCATCTGTATTGCTGTGTCTGTTTGCAATGGGGCTAATGAAGTGTTTGTGCTTTGCTCGTTTCCCACTGTGCCCCCCACGTCTTCCCCTTTTTCTCTGCTGCGCTCTTCTTTCCCTCAGGCCTGAATACGGAGGGGTTGTACCGCGTAAGCGGCAACAAGTCAGAGATGGAGAGCATGCAGAGGCAGTTTGAACAGGGTGAGCTGATCATCAGACTTGTTTGAACCAGCTGTTTGACATGTAATTATGTGGCTGCCTAATCAAAACATAAACAGAGAGTTGCCAAAGGAAAGTGACATGGGAGTGATTGTTCGGTCCTGATGACAGCTACTTCTAATGTGCTTATTTTCTCTGATCCCCTTTAACTCTCTCATTCTCTTTGTGTAGACCATGGATTAGACCTGGTGGAGAAAGACTTCGCCATAAACACTGTGGCTGGAGGCCTCAAAAGCTTCTTCTCTGAGCTGCCTGAGCCCCTGGTGCCTTGTGCTCTGCAGGTGGACCTACTGGATGCTTTCAGTAAGCAAACACTGCTGGGCTGGGAGGGTCTTCACAAGaacataaaaaaagattatttctttaagagggaggaggggaggggaggtttTAGCAGACCTGTTTTGCTCTGTTTGAGTGTAATTTTCATGGTAGCGTGGAGAGGCCTTTTAGTTTGAAATTACTGCGTGCGATGATGATGTCTAAGTTTTAATGTTgacttctctctgtgtgtgcgcaGAAATCAATGACCGAGAACAGAGGCTATACACCATGAAGGATGTCCTGAGGAGGTTCCCCAGGGAGAATTATGATGTCTTCAAATATGTAGTGAGCCACTTACACAAGTAAGTCCACTGTTTAAATCATTTGATGGATGTGGTAGACACCCATCTGTTTTGCACTGTATGGTGAATCAtttgtttcctgtgtgtgtgttttctcccaGGGTGAGTCAGCTACACAGGTTGAACTTGATGACCAGTGAAAACTTGTCCATCTGCTTCTGGCCCACCCTCATGCGACCAGACTTCACCACCATGGATGCCCTGACCGCCACGCGCACCTACCAGACAATCATCGAGAGCTTCATCCACCAGTGTGCATTCTTCTTTTACAACCAGCCCCTCCTCGACTCCCCCACGGGCCTCGCTGGCCTCCCCGCCTCGCCCACCACCACCCTCGGCGGCGGCTCTGCCTACTCCTGTTAccgctcctctcctccccaCACCACTGCGCACTTCAGCCCCCTGCAGCAGTCCCCGCCCACCACCCCCCAGTCCCCCCTGCAGTCCCTGCTCCCTCCCCTCCACCAGCACCCCCACTCCCACCACTCCCCCGCCGAACAAGAGACACTGTGAGAGACGGCAGTGAAACCACGTGTGCCCATGATGATGCTGGACCTTATCACcaacacactaaaaaaaaaaaaaaaaaaaaaaaaacgtgcacTTGCACACTACATCTTTGATCATGGACAACCTAGGTTATGAAGTGTATGAGAAACTTCCCTAACCTGCCATTTGTATCCATACTCGTGTGCGTCAGGGCAGGCTACCATTATCAGTGACTCGTCCTCTGCCCTCTGAGCCCCCTGATCGCCTGGAATTTAACAACAGGTCAGAAGAAGAGGACAGAGGTCGCCGTCACAGCAAAGCCTCTCTTCTGTCACCACTTATCCTACACTACCAAGAAATAGAAACCTCTAAGCCAAGCTGGAAGAATTGATTTGTGGCCACCCTGTTTTTATCTGTGTaactgttttagttttttttctcatgaaagtACTGCCACTGGATTTTTAGACTGTTCCTCTGTAGGTCCTTTGGGCAGCAGTTTGCTCCATATAACAGAGGTTCCTCTGTCTGCCTTTGGGGTTTCTCTCATCGGCTCTACTTGAGCGGTCAGCatggggaggggagggaagggaagggaagggaagggaagggaggggaggggggggttacACATCCAGGGATGCACTTTAATGATCACTGTTGTTTTTCCCTCAAAAGGgttatatttttgttgttgacatactgttgttttcttgtgtgtttttaatttcacaGCTCAAACAGCCATACCCATTGCCTCTACAGAGCTCTGGCAGATCAAACTTTGTTTACATCAAACTTGTTTTTTGTATCCACAAACTTATCTGAAGCACTTTTTGATAGTGTAGTGTTAAAATTTGAAGAAATGCCACATTGATTAATTGTCCATATTGTTTGTTTAGTAGTGGCTGAATGTGGCATCAGTGCAGGCTTGCGAAACAAGATCCTTTTGTAAAAAACTTCTTTAAGTCGATCCAGACGTCCCGTTTTTAGGTTGATGGGAAATCTGAATCTACTCGTATTCCTCGTTCATCCAGCCatgtgaaaatatgttttctttttagagTTTGTCCTCTTTCTAGCCGCCGGTTGATCAGAGTGGATGTTTAGGGAAGTTTGGTTTAATTAGACCAATATAATATCAGAGAAGACGTTACCGGCCGTCAGTCAATTAAGTGAaggagccttttttttttgccatttttgaaTGTGTAACCTAATCATACCATAACACAACTCTCCATCGCCACCTGGAAACCAAACGCTTGAAACACAATAGGTTGTTGGATGTGTTGCTGTGGCTGTCTATCAAACCGAGCTCTTTATATTCATCTAATATTAAGGACCTTTAACTCAGAAGGTTTAGTATTTTCAACGCACTGTTACTGCTAGTCCTGCTATACAATACGATGACCAGTAGAAGTTAAATATTTGTGGGATGGGGACACATTCAGGAAGCACCACCGGCCGTTTACCTGCTCTAGTGAATTAGTTTTGTGCTGGTTTCATGGAAAACAATCAGCTGATTTTCAGTGGCAACACTGTTAATGAAGACCTGATCATTTTAACCATTAAACTTCAGAGAGGAAGCACTGTCTTTTCAATGGGGACAAGTAAAAGTGGACAACCAGACATTGAAGGTTCTGGACGATTGTGGCTCTGTTATGGTTCAACGATGACCAGACTAGTTCGATCGTTGGTTGTCGTAGTATTTGGGATCATCACCTACTGGTACTTTTGGAATTGCAATGCTGTTGGAAGTCGTTTTATGTGTTCGTCGGACTAAACTGAGGGCTCATCTCAAATCGCTCAGAGCTGTAAGCTGTAACGTTAAGACGGGCACGGAACCAACCAAGCAACTGTCCCACTATAACACGATTCCCGGGAGTATATAATCTTACCGCGTCACTTGACTTCTGACACGACCTCGGCGAATCTGCCGTTCAATGAGCGAAAAGCGAGTGCATACTACTCTATAATGgttgtttatttgtatgttgGGGAACACCACCCGTTAGTCAATGGTAGAAAACATTTCTAGTGTGTATTTCAATGATTGAAAGtccatttttacaatttttgtgAATGGTTCAAGGCCACTTAAGTTTAgtgcatgatttaaaaaaagaaacaaaccaAGGGAGAAGGATGAAAGCCTCTCCCCtgttttaaaacatgaaattagtatgagaacaaaaacaaatactaaAGTGAAATAGCTGAAACGTGAAAGTTTATGTACTGTGCACCAAGAGCAAACCATGGAATTTGTCTGACTGAGAATAGTGTTTGAAGATGAAGGCCTTATGTGAACTGTATAAtagttaataaattaaatcttGTAAAATTGTCCTCCGCATTCTTGtggtgcatgtgtttgtgtctttcacTGAGCCTTTTACAAATTGAGAGCCTAAAGGTTGAAATGAAATTGGAACTTAAAATGCATTTTCTGATTCTAATTTATGAAGCTACACGATAGCAGTTAGGTTAATATTGTCACAACAATGGAGCCCAGCAAATCAAGAATATCAAATCACCTTGCTGTCATCTGACAAAATATTCAACAGGCTTTTATCCACATTTTTCAGTAATAGTGGAGTGTGGTTTAAACTATTTTCCTGATTGACAATAAGGCATGAATGtatggctgctgctcttcaaaGATAATCAGAGGGCCACACTAAATGAAAGCACCCTTTTTGACTCCGCTATCCTTCTAATAAAGAAGCTTAATTCCATACAACACACATTACATGCAGAAAGAGCTCTGCTGTAGTAACTAGAAGCTGTAGTATTTAGGCACTGGTGCAGGTGACTCTGAAAAACATCAATTATTCACAGCATATCCGTCATGAGTGACTGCTCTCTTTTAGTAGAACACTTTTGTCACAGTATCCATTTAACCTATGTGGAGATTATGTGGTGCATTATAATGTCATGGCGCCATCTCGTGGCTGCATAGCTGTAGAGCTATTGTGAGAAGAGGTGGGTGTCTACTTGTCACATATCACTACTCTGTGTTATCATGGGTCATTTGATTAAAAAGTGACATGGCTTTATAGGCCTACGTTACTGTCCACACCTCACATTTCAGATTCAACTCTGGGTTTATTCTCACAAGTTGCCTGACAACTGCTCTATATTCAGATGCATTACTGAGGTCAGATCTGGTGCCACAAATCTTAGACAACTTGTGACACAgctaaactgggaaaaaaacttgtgtttggtcgattatttctctgctgttacaatgctaattgtgttgggtcactctaacacgtacagcacgcccaagctgatcccacaagtgttcaattgggttgaggtctggactcttggcaggccattccattctctctactcccacattgtggaggtagtctgtgataaccctggctctgtgggggcgagcgttgtcatcttggaggatgaagttaggtgccagattgtggagatacgggatcgccactggctgcagaatctcatcctgatatctcactgcattgagatggccttcaatgatgaaaagccttgttttgccagtgagggagatgctgccccccccccacaccatgacactgccacCACCAAAAGCTTTTACTCGATCGGtacaacaatcagcatagcgttctccgcgtcgtctccatactttgaccctgccatccaactttcgcagacagaatggactcatcactgaacatgacattcccccacatgttcaggttccattgtctgtgttgtcgacaccagcgcaaacggccctgacggtgaagggcagtcattgcaggcttcctggtagccttatgagaatacactgtttaccattggcagagcattttggcaaatatttcttgggcgcttcccacataatcagctgtgctgctcatcccacaaatgcatgatccttacaagttggacatcattgtgaaggtaaataaacaggctttccaacgatgtaaaatacaatgccaattagcattgtaacattAGAGAAATAttcaaccaaacacaagtttccaaacttttttcccccagtttatatatGAGCAGCCTCACAGTCTCAGGGCcggcttaaaggtcccatattatgctaattttcagtttcatacttgtattttatgtttctactagaacatgtttacatgctgtaatgttaaaaaaaaactttattttcctcatactgtctgtctgaacatgcctgtattcaccctctgtctgaaacgctctgttttagtgcacgGAATTGTAACGGAATTGCGTTTGGGTCcaggtttacttcctgtcagctgatgtcattcacatacactgcaa
This window harbors:
- the arhgap35b gene encoding rho GTPase-activating protein 35, coding for MMAKKQDARSPIYNLMVVGLSGTEKEKGQCGVGKSCLCNRYVRPSADDFYLDHTSVLSTSDFGGRVVNNDHFLFWGEVSRVLEEGPECRMHVVEQTEFIDDQTFQPHRSTAMQPYIKRAAATKLASAEKLMYFCTDQLGLEQDFEQKQMPEGKLQVDGFLLCVDVSRGMNRNFDDQLKFITNLYGQLSKTKKPIVLVLTKCDEGVERYIKDAHTFGITKKSLPVVETSARSNINVDLAFLTLVQLIDKGRGKPKIIPYFEALKLQSQQIASAKDRYEWLINRIVKNHNETWINTSRRMNTSPEYKEYVFLEGTAKCKKLFQQHVYRLKQEHIERRRKIYLSTLPLALSSLVPDLDEIDQLSWSGVQKVLESKQHFAHWFVVLEDSPWEDTSHIDNMEDERIPSDLLETGEAEDIFNAHLEHLRNECRRAEMRLEFKHKLASSPFVTPGRPWEEARSFIMNEEFYQWLEESEYLDLYNRHQKEIIDRAKEDFQELLLEYSELFYELEVDAKPSKEKMGAIQELLGEEQRFKALQKLPAERDALVLKHIHFVYHPTKETCPSSPHCGDSKIEQILVSRFPTCYPFLDVKAHFGDTKADRINLVILGKDGLAREFANEIRALCTNDDWYVLDGKMYELTLRPIEGNVRLPVNSFNTPTFIPHGCLCLYNSKESLSYVIESLERLRESTLGRRDSQLAQLPTSLLLVTKRGVGSYVDIGGETALNLITQGQQVARRLQCSFLDPASPGVGYGHNVNETQINQVLRGLLDIRRSTSFSSSSPPLLPEPPGLRDSPHQPVQEADLRIVMCLMCGDSYDIEQLLSPFLMHQHCRPMSNSGTSVLLEQTVGGHKLAIELSLLSYHASFTLRKSRLVHGYIAVYSVSRKASLETLCAFLCEVQDIIPVQLLAVGDSQAELTDSDYACEQLIQGEELAHEIEGRFNSLVCGSGGVVGGLHRIEMFHSFLMEVVEKRNIVEATHMYDNVAEACTNENVYSPRCSSPSPVTMYLDSEDDVEPSPPYYDGTLTSHSGGFNLPDLDSSDISVISDIRDFENKLNNKVPPQVRVKPGVTFDFRKVSRNPYIDTMGHRRSLPSAVTWVPGGDVGYDPSDYAEPIDAVSKPRPSNEEIIYSVPHDSTQGKIITIRNSNRMHSNGNGSDSEADSSSLERRRKFSAVGVKPRLYRDRSKRLGKFSSFRTSFIGSDDEIGALPKSKEDDFGTLKGESLVNEESEDPKKRNILKSLRRTAKKTRPKPRPAIPKPPESIYFGVPLVNTVSPDRPIPLFIDKCVRFIETTGLNTEGLYRVSGNKSEMESMQRQFEQDHGLDLVEKDFAINTVAGGLKSFFSELPEPLVPCALQVDLLDAFKINDREQRLYTMKDVLRRFPRENYDVFKYVVSHLHKVSQLHRLNLMTSENLSICFWPTLMRPDFTTMDALTATRTYQTIIESFIHQCAFFFYNQPLLDSPTGLAGLPASPTTTLGGGSAYSCYRSSPPHTTAHFSPLQQSPPTTPQSPLQSLLPPLHQHPHSHHSPAEQETL